In Temnothorax longispinosus isolate EJ_2023e chromosome 10, Tlon_JGU_v1, whole genome shotgun sequence, a single window of DNA contains:
- the LOC139820904 gene encoding protein takeout-like translates to MFAIIFAFGLITTHVTAKLPSYLHACSHKDTNYNQCIANSIGSVKDKVCAGFPELNIPSGEPLTIDKIVIFDANNIKLDLKDVKVYGFCDFVVNSVNADFEKLHFDIDFLLRHIYIKVTYDFDIHLLVPVAHKGPTDITSENVGLKVGLDLKVITKNGKKYIFASKATAKCDIKSFKYKFTEDKKELAELHKIIDDVVSKNTKEVVKAVSAAMEERASRFVISMFNDIAFSRYEELFSPEI, encoded by the exons ATGTTTGCcataatttttgcttttgGACTTATAACAACACATGTTACAGCGAAACTac CTTCCTACCTTCACGCCTGTAGCCACAAGGATACCAATTACAATCAATGCATTGCAAACAGCATCGGTAGTGTAAAAGATAAAGTTTGCGCAGGATTTCCAGAATTGAACATTCCATCAGGCGAGCCATTAACTATCGacaaaatagttatttttgacgcaaataatattaaattggaTCTCAAAGATGTGAAAGTATATGGATTTTGTGATTTCGTCGTAAATTCGGTTAATGCAGATTTTGAAAAGCTCCACttcgatattgattttttattacgacatatttatataaaagtcaCGTATGATTTTGATATACATCTGTTGGTGCCCGTTGCTCATAAGGGGCCAACTGACATTACTTCAG AAAACGTAGGATTGAAAGTAGGCCTGGACTTAAAAGTGATAACCAAAAacggcaaaaaatatatatttgcgtcGAAAGCAACCGCCAAATGTGACATCAAATCATTCAAATATAAGTTCACTGAGGACAAAAAAGAATTAGCTGAGTTGCATAAGATTATTGACGATGTCGTATCCAAAAATACAAAGGAAGTTGTTAAAGCTGTTTCAGCAGCAATGGAAGAGAGAGCCTCCAGATTCGTTATATCAATGTTCAATGATATAGCCTTCTCTCGTTACGAGGAACTATTTTCGCCAGAGATATGA